Proteins encoded by one window of Oncorhynchus gorbuscha isolate QuinsamMale2020 ecotype Even-year unplaced genomic scaffold, OgorEven_v1.0 Un_scaffold_8665, whole genome shotgun sequence:
- the LOC124029992 gene encoding extensin-like, which produces PPPKRLSPTYPQPPTQTPVPHLPTAPPKRLSPHLPTAPPKRLSPHLPTAPTQTPVTTPTHSPTQTPVLTPTHSPHLKRLSPHLPTAPPKRLSPHLPTAPTQTPVTTPTHSPHPNACHHTYPQPPPKRLSPHLPTAPHPNACHHTYHSPHPNACHHTYPSPHPNACPHTHPQLPHPNTCHHTYPQPHPNACPHTYPHSPHPNACPHTYPQPPNACHHTYPQPPPKRRHHTYPQPPPKRLSLHLPTAPTQTPVLTPTPQPPPKRLSPHLPTAPPKRLSPHLPQPPPKTPVTTPTHSPHPNACHHTYPQPPPKRLSHTYPQPPPNACHHTLPTAPTQTPPPPKHLSPHYHSPHPNACHHTYPQPPPKRLSPPTQTPVTTLHLPTAPTQTPVTTPTHSPHLTPVTTPTHSPHLNACHHTYPQPPPKRLSPHLPTKPPPNACHHTYPQPPPKTLSPHPPTAPTQTPVPPTDGQLLLEESLPAS; this is translated from the exons cccccaccCAAACGCCTGTCCCCCACCTACCCACAGCCCCCCACCCAAACGCCTGTCCCACACCTACCCACAGCCCCACCCAAACGCCTGTCACCACACCTACCCACAGCCCCACCCAAACGCCTGTCACCACacctacccacagcccccaccCAAACGCCTGTCACTACACCTACCCACAGCCCCACCCAAACGCCTGTCCTCACacctacccacagcccccaccTAAAACGCCTGTCACCACACCTACCCACAGCCCCACCCAAACGCCTGTCACCACacctacccacagcccccaccCAAACGCCTGTCACCACacctacccacagcccccaccCAAACGCTTGTCACCACacctacccacagcccccaccCAAACGCCTGTCCCCACACCTACCCACAGCCCCCCACCCAAACGCCTGTCACCACACCTACCACAGCCCCCACCCAAACGCCTGTCACCACACCTACCCCAGCCCCCACCCAAACGCCTGtccccacacccacccacagctCCCCCACCCAAACACCTGTCACCACACCTACCCACAGCCCCACCCAAACGCCTGTCCCCACACCTACCCACACAGCCCCCACCCAAACGCCTGTCCCCACACCTACCCACAGCCCCCAAACGCCTGTCACCACacctacccacagcccccaccCAAACGCCGTCACCACacctacccacagcccccaccCAAACGCCTGTCACTACacctacccacagcccccaccCAAACGCCTGTCCTCACACCTACACCACAGCCCCCACCTAAACGCCTGTCACCACACCTACCCACAGCCCCACCCAAACGCCTGTCACCACACCTACCACAGCCCCCACCCAAAACGCCTGTCACCACacctacccacagcccccaccCAAACGCTTGTCACCACacctacccacagcccccaccCAAACGCCTGTCCCACacctacccacagcccccaccCAACGCCTGTCACCACAccctacccacagcccccaccCAAACGCCT ccCCCACCCAAACACCTGTCACCACACTACCACAGCCCCCACCCAAACGCCTGTCACCACacctacccacagcccccaccCAAACGCCTGTCCCCACCCACCCAAACACCTGTCACCACACTCCacctacccacagcccccaccCAAACGCCTGTCACCACacctacccacagcccccaccTAACGCCTGTCACCACacctacccacagcccccaccTAAACGCCTGTCACCACacctacccacagcccccaccCAAACGCCTGTCACCACACCTACCCACAAAGCCCCCACCCAACGCCTGTCACCACacctacccacagcccccaccCAAAACGCTGtccccacacccacccacagccCCCACCCAAACACCTGTCCCACCTACCGATGGACAACTTCTACTTGAAGAGTCACTTCCAGCATCGTAA